In a genomic window of Gloeothece verrucosa PCC 7822:
- a CDS encoding non-ribosomal peptide synthetase, which translates to MNNIEDLYELSPMQQGMLFHSLYSPESEVYFEQLICTLKGKLNLSTFQETWQKIVARHPVLRSSFYWEEIEKPLQMVNRQVELFWKIYDWQHWDHEQQKSQLEIFLKQDRAKGIALDEAPLMRFTIIQLDSDTYQFIWSHHHILFDGWSMQIILQEVFDLYEAYQGGKSLTLKPCYPYREYIQWLQQQDNSKAQKFWQNKLQGFEATTPIEIDKLPGQKTSQVAYHQIPFKLPLEISQKLESLAKKNHLTLNNIVQGAWGLLLSRYSGESDVIFGATVSGRPSNLPDVDKRVGLFINTLPIRLIISEQMALIPWLKELQSQQLEQEQYAYYSLADIQKNSDILPGKPLFESILVFENYPDYPEEAANKTLRITDLYCFERTNYPITLVVNPDSELSGRIIYDSSRFAPEPIERMIEHFQNLLTSIAENPEQPVVLIPFLTPQEQQQLLKDWNDTQVDYAYDKCIHQLFEEQVQRTPDAVAVVFENEQLTYQELNHRANQLAHYLQSLGVGADVLVGVCLERSLEMIVGLLGILKAGGAYVPFDPQYPIERLKFMLEDTQVKVLLTQEKLVKSLPQNHVHIICLDTDWQTISLANQDNLNTLVSGENLAYVIYTSGSTGKPKGVVVTHQSVNRLVLNTNYIQLTVDDCIAQAANIAFDAATFEIWGALLNGAKLVIINKSVLLSPSEFAFNISSQKISVLFLTTALFNQLASFVPKAFSSLRYLLFGGEAVDPRWVQEVLDKGAPEKLLHVYGPTENTTFSSWYLVENLSTTATTIPIGKPITNTQIYVLDKYLRPVPVGIPGELYIGGLGLARGYLHQPTLTQEKFITNPFSLGEILYKTGDIARRLPDGNLEFVGRINNQIKIRGFRIELEEIETVLVLHSEIKQAVVTLRKNSLGEKYLVAYIIAKNSQLSPKIVRNFLMQKLPDYMIPNDFVFLDAFPLNTNGKINRQDLPNPNPQQRQTWVEFVEPCTEIEQEIATIWLKVLRLNKVGIYNNFFELGGHSLLATQVISRLKETFEMELSFRYFFENPTIAQLAEKIVIQQLEETEIDDIDQMLEEIEQLSEEEVVQQLSLEI; encoded by the coding sequence ATGAACAATATTGAAGATCTGTATGAGCTTTCGCCCATGCAGCAAGGAATGCTGTTTCATAGTCTTTATTCCCCTGAGTCGGAAGTTTATTTTGAGCAGCTAATTTGCACATTAAAAGGAAAATTAAATTTGTCGACTTTCCAAGAAACTTGGCAAAAAATCGTAGCTCGTCATCCTGTTTTACGTAGTTCTTTTTATTGGGAAGAAATAGAAAAACCCCTGCAAATGGTCAATCGTCAGGTAGAATTATTCTGGAAAATTTATGATTGGCAACATTGGGATCACGAGCAACAAAAAAGTCAATTAGAAATCTTTTTAAAACAGGATCGCGCCAAAGGAATAGCATTAGATGAAGCTCCTCTAATGCGTTTTACAATTATACAATTAGACAGCGATACTTATCAATTTATTTGGAGTCATCATCATATCTTATTTGATGGCTGGTCAATGCAAATTATTTTGCAAGAAGTTTTTGACTTATACGAAGCTTATCAAGGGGGCAAATCTTTAACTTTAAAACCCTGTTATCCTTATCGGGAGTATATTCAATGGTTACAACAACAGGACAACAGTAAAGCTCAAAAATTTTGGCAAAATAAATTGCAAGGTTTTGAAGCCACCACCCCGATAGAAATTGATAAATTACCCGGTCAGAAAACCTCTCAAGTTGCCTATCATCAAATACCCTTTAAATTACCTTTAGAAATCTCGCAAAAATTAGAATCTTTAGCAAAAAAAAATCATTTAACCCTCAATAATATAGTGCAAGGTGCATGGGGATTACTGCTGTCTCGCTACAGTGGAGAAAGTGACGTTATTTTTGGTGCTACAGTATCAGGTCGTCCTAGTAATTTGCCGGATGTAGACAAAAGAGTTGGGTTATTTATTAATACTTTACCCATTCGCTTAATAATTTCTGAGCAGATGGCATTAATTCCTTGGCTGAAGGAATTACAATCTCAACAGCTTGAACAAGAACAATATGCTTATTATTCTCTAGCAGACATTCAAAAAAACAGTGATATTTTGCCTGGTAAGCCTTTATTTGAAAGCATTTTAGTTTTTGAGAATTACCCTGATTATCCCGAAGAGGCTGCAAACAAAACTTTAAGAATTACTGACCTGTATTGTTTTGAAAGAACCAATTATCCTATAACCCTCGTCGTTAACCCTGACTCAGAATTATCAGGACGAATTATTTATGATAGCAGTCGTTTTGCGCCCGAACCCATTGAGCGTATGATAGAACATTTTCAAAATTTATTAACAAGTATTGCTGAGAATCCCGAACAGCCAGTCGTCCTCATTCCCTTTTTAACGCCGCAAGAGCAACAGCAATTACTCAAAGATTGGAACGATACCCAGGTTGATTATGCCTACGATAAATGTATTCATCAGTTATTTGAGGAACAGGTCCAGCGTACACCAGATGCAGTAGCAGTGGTGTTTGAAAATGAACAATTAACATACCAAGAATTGAATCATCGTGCTAATCAGTTAGCACATTATTTGCAGTCTTTGGGAGTAGGTGCGGATGTATTAGTAGGGGTGTGCTTGGAACGTTCATTAGAAATGATAGTGGGACTACTTGGTATTCTCAAAGCCGGCGGCGCTTATGTTCCTTTTGACCCACAATATCCAATAGAGCGCTTAAAATTTATGCTTGAAGACACTCAGGTGAAAGTGCTACTAACTCAAGAAAAATTAGTCAAATCTTTGCCTCAAAATCACGTACATATTATCTGTTTGGATACTGACTGGCAAACAATATCCCTGGCAAATCAAGATAATCTCAATACCCTAGTTAGTGGAGAAAACCTGGCTTATGTAATTTACACCTCTGGTTCTACAGGAAAACCTAAAGGAGTAGTTGTAACTCATCAATCTGTAAATAGACTTGTGTTAAACACTAACTATATCCAGTTAACAGTTGATGATTGCATTGCACAAGCAGCAAACATTGCTTTTGATGCTGCTACATTTGAAATTTGGGGAGCATTACTTAACGGAGCAAAGTTAGTAATTATCAATAAATCTGTATTACTTTCGCCGTCAGAATTTGCTTTCAATATTAGCTCCCAAAAGATTAGTGTCTTATTTTTAACAACAGCTTTATTCAATCAGCTTGCTAGTTTTGTACCTAAAGCATTTAGTTCTTTAAGATATTTATTATTTGGTGGGGAAGCGGTTGATCCTAGGTGGGTACAAGAAGTTTTGGACAAAGGCGCTCCAGAAAAACTGCTTCATGTTTATGGACCCACAGAAAATACTACTTTTTCTTCTTGGTATTTGGTAGAAAACTTATCAACTACAGCGACAACTATTCCCATTGGCAAACCTATCACTAATACCCAAATTTATGTTTTAGACAAGTATTTACGCCCTGTTCCTGTAGGTATTCCAGGCGAATTGTATATTGGTGGTTTAGGATTAGCACGAGGGTATTTACATCAGCCAACATTAACTCAAGAAAAGTTTATTACTAATCCCTTTAGCTTGGGAGAAATCCTTTATAAAACAGGAGATATAGCTCGTCGTCTTCCTGATGGTAATTTGGAATTTGTAGGCAGGATAAATAATCAAATAAAAATTCGAGGCTTTCGTATTGAATTAGAAGAAATTGAAACCGTTTTAGTCCTACATTCTGAAATAAAACAAGCTGTGGTTACTTTACGAAAAAATTCTTTAGGAGAAAAATATTTAGTTGCTTATATCATTGCTAAAAATTCCCAATTAAGTCCTAAAATAGTACGGAATTTTCTTATGCAAAAATTGCCAGATTATATGATTCCTAATGACTTTGTTTTTTTAGACGCTTTTCCCCTTAATACTAATGGTAAAATTAACCGGCAAGATTTACCAAATCCCAATCCACAGCAGAGACAAACCTGGGTAGAATTTGTTGAACCTTGCACAGAAATAGAGCAGGAAATAGCAACTATTTGGTTAAAGGTTCTTCGCTTAAATAAAGTGGGAATATATAATAACTTTTTTGAATTAGGGGGACATTCTTTACTCGCTACTCAAGTTATTTCTCGGCTAAAAGAAACATTTGAAATGGAATTGTCTTTCCGTTATTTTTTTGAGAATCCGACCATTGCTCAACTAGCTGAAAAAATTGTTATCCAGCAACTTGAAGAGACAGAAATTGATGACATAGATCAAATGTTAGAAGAAATAGAACAATTATCTGAAGAAGAAGTTGTTCAACAATTATCTCTTGAAATTTAA